A region from the [Chlorobium] sp. 445 genome encodes:
- a CDS encoding methionyl-tRNA formyltransferase, with product MSLRTVFMGTPEFAVPSLRKVRASGYNITLVVTSPDKPRRSAHSELEPTPVKHTATELGLPTLEVEDLNSAEFATALRRAEPDVIVVVAFRILPPHIFSIPCKGAFNLHASLLPKYRGAAPINWAIINGEKETGVTTFFLQEKVDTGAMIVQKRLEIFPDEVATELAARLSVLGAEAVVETLDLIAHNAVQPIPQDDRLATKAPKLTKDNTKINWHLPARAVHQFVCGLSERPAAWTTFDDKLVRIYRSRLVDSRAQGDAGQWHISNDSLYVSCAEGLLEILSLQFEGKKRMSASDFLHGYHLKGNERFV from the coding sequence ATGAGTCTGCGCACTGTGTTTATGGGCACGCCTGAATTTGCCGTGCCATCGCTTCGCAAAGTTAGAGCCTCTGGCTACAACATTACTCTTGTTGTTACAAGTCCTGACAAACCGCGGCGCAGTGCACACAGTGAGCTTGAGCCTACGCCAGTCAAGCATACAGCCACAGAACTTGGTCTACCTACGCTTGAAGTTGAAGACCTCAATAGCGCAGAGTTTGCCACTGCGCTGCGACGTGCTGAACCTGATGTGATTGTTGTCGTTGCTTTTCGCATTTTACCGCCGCACATTTTTTCCATTCCATGCAAAGGCGCCTTCAATCTGCATGCCTCACTGCTGCCAAAATATCGTGGTGCTGCGCCCATCAACTGGGCGATTATCAATGGCGAAAAAGAGACTGGCGTAACCACATTTTTCTTACAAGAAAAGGTCGATACGGGCGCAATGATTGTACAGAAGCGCTTGGAGATTTTTCCTGACGAAGTTGCCACAGAACTTGCGGCGCGTTTGTCTGTGCTTGGTGCAGAAGCCGTTGTAGAAACGCTGGATTTAATTGCCCACAACGCGGTGCAGCCAATTCCACAAGATGATAGGCTTGCTACCAAAGCGCCTAAACTCACGAAAGACAACACAAAAATCAATTGGCATTTGCCTGCGCGTGCCGTGCATCAATTCGTGTGCGGGCTCTCAGAGCGACCGGCTGCATGGACAACATTTGACGATAAACTTGTGCGCATCTATCGCTCACGCTTGGTTGACTCTCGCGCTCAAGGTGATGCTGGTCAATGGCATATCAGCAACGACTCGCTCTATGTCAGTTGCGCCGAAGGCTTGCTTGAAATTCTTTCTTTGCAATTTGAAGGCAAAA